DNA from Mucilaginibacter mallensis:
AAAGCTTTTAAATCGTTGGATGAATATATCTTTACTCCATGATCCAATACCGGTTAGCTTATCCGGTGTAATATTTGCAGAACGTACAACACCGCCTTGCTGCTTAAATTCCATCCCACCGCCAAATTCTGTCCCAGGGATGATATCCCCGTGAGATCTTTTACTATGACAATCCATACAAGCCGCTGCGTTAACGAGGTAAGCGCCATACTTGATGGTATCATTTTCCGATGGTAGCTTGCCCAAATTTGCCTTATGCGGCATAGTATTAATAATAAAATTGACCGGAAAGTCAATTTCTGATGCCGGTATGTCTTTTTTAATTGCGGGAATTGAACGCAAATAAGCAATAATGCTATATACGTCTTCTTTATCCATCTGCCCGATATGATCCCAGGGCATTAGTGGAAAGATGGCTTTGCCAAATTTGTTCTCCCCGGTAGTTAGCGCCCTGAATATTTCGCCATCTGTCCAACTGAGTAATTTATAAGGGGTTATATTAGATGCGTAAAACTTGCCGGGAAGGCCCATCTGCTGATCAAACTTTTCACCTCCGGCCCCAAAGCCGCCCACTACCGGGCTTCCGTACAAACTCTCATCTTTGGTGCTGTGACAGTCCATACAAGCAGAAACGTGGTTGGCTAAATAATCACCTCGTTTTATTCGTTCTGCTGTGCGTTCTATTTTAATTTGAGGTGCTGCGCCAGTGTCCGGTAACGCCACCTTTACATAAGTCCCGGCGGCAGCCACGATTACCAACAACCCGAGTAGAATAAATCCAATTACTTTTACTGCTTTCATACTATGCTAATTTTGTGCTTACAAGTTTTAAAAGACATAAATAACAAGGCGGAAACCTGTTGATAATGCTGCGGTTACGTGTTTTCCGATCGTACCTGTGGCACTATTATTAATTTTTTATTCACTTTTTTTACCAAAACTAATCTATAACTTTACCTTTGTCAAGTAATGACACATTTGTCAAGTATTGACATATTAGACACTAATACTTATTATCAGCATGTTAACAGAAGAAATAATTGAAAAAAAAGTAGAGCTGGATTGTGATTGCTCGATATTAGGATCAATCAGCATCATAAGCGGCAAGTGGAAACCTGTTATTATCTGGATGTTATTATCAGGCCCAAAGCGATTTGGTGAGCTTCATAAAACAATTGAAGGTATAGCACTAAAGGTATTATCCAGGCATTTAAAAGAGTTGGAAGCTGACGGTATCATCAATAGGAAAGTATATGCCGAAGTACCGCCAAAGGTGGAATATACACTTACTGAAAAGGGCATGTCACTCAACGACGTGATGCAGCTATTAGCAGAATGGGGTAAAAAGAATAATAGCTGAATAAGAGATTTTAATATATATCCAAGATACATTCCCTGTCTGGAATAGGGAATGTATCTTGGAATTTCTATTAATGTATCCTACAACTGTTACCAGTCCATTTATGACAGCTATTTCTGCAGAATTGAAAGGTTATGAAGGTTTCTCATCCTTGCAATAATGGCCCAACTATAAAAGTTATTAACCACGCCGATAAGCAATTCATTATTACCTTCCTTCAGCGGGATATTTATGGTTGAGTTATCTATATTCAGGCAGCCGTTAGGGAATTTGCTCAAAGGCAAACCGAACTGGTTTTTATCCGCATCAACCAACTTTTTGTTTACGAATACATAAACCTCATCACAAAAACCCAATTGCATTTGCACCACCTGTTCTTTGGTGGAGTTGATAATAGTTTTCAACCAAACATACCGCCCGGTATCGCTGGAACCAAACTTACGCGATAAGTTAATCACGCCCCGGCGTTCGGCCACAATAGGTGTCCATTTGGTAGTATCTTTAGGCAGATCCTGGTCTATCAGTTCCCTGCCCTGCGCCATAAGTTGTGCGGATGTAACATCCCAACGGCGGATATAGTTAATGTCATGCTTAGCCGGATCAATTCCTTCAACAGGCGAAAGCCCTTCAGTTTCATTAGGTTTGATAATCAGGTTTGCAAAGTACGCCAGCCCATCAAAACCGATGGATCCGGTAATGCTATTACTTTCCAGTCGTGGAATTTCTAACACCGGCTCATTCATATCATTAACATATACCCGCATCTGCATCCCGTATACAACCAGTTTTACATGGTTCCACTCTTTATTATGAATAGGCGCGGGGCCATCAAAATGCGACATCATATTAAAAAGCAACACGCCGTTTACTACCGGGGCATATTGTATGTCGTCATCATCTCGTTTAGTATCGTCTTTTTTAGTTCGAAGATATATGTATTCAGATTCCTTCGCATTTTGCTGTCTAAAATAAATACCAATCGGGCCGAAGCCCCTTGTTTCAGCATCTATTGGCTGGGTATCAAACTCAATAGTTCCATTGCTGAAGTTAATTCCCTTTACACTTATCTCGTTACTATGAGGAGCCATTTTAATAGCCTTAACACCCTTGTAGTTTACAAACTTGGCTTTTGTAGCAGTTGTATCCCAATAAGTAGGCTCAAAGGGGATATTGACGATTTTGATTTTGCCTGTTTTTTGTTGTGCCGAACAGACATTATTAATAAATAATATGATAAGCAAGCTAAATGCTAACCAGTTGTTTTTTGCGCGTTTATGTTTCATTATTATTGTTTTATAAAGATTCCGGCCGCGGTACTTTTCCCTGCGGATTTTGCTGTAAGATTGAGGTTATCTTTGGTGATGCCATCATCTGCGACAGCCACAAAGGAGATTTTTCCAGTTCTTTTAATGTTAACTTCTTTAATGTGTTTGTTGGGCTCAGCAAAAAACCTGTCCTGCGCTTTAGGGTAATTACCCACATAGTTTTTATTGTTGATGAAATAAGAATCGCTGAAGGTAAAATCCGGCTGGCCTTTTTCAACAGGGTAAACCATTACGTAATAG
Protein-coding regions in this window:
- a CDS encoding winged helix-turn-helix transcriptional regulator: MLTEEIIEKKVELDCDCSILGSISIISGKWKPVIIWMLLSGPKRFGELHKTIEGIALKVLSRHLKELEADGIINRKVYAEVPPKVEYTLTEKGMSLNDVMQLLAEWGKKNNS
- a CDS encoding c-type cytochrome, which encodes MKAVKVIGFILLGLLVIVAAAGTYVKVALPDTGAAPQIKIERTAERIKRGDYLANHVSACMDCHSTKDESLYGSPVVGGFGAGGEKFDQQMGLPGKFYASNITPYKLLSWTDGEIFRALTTGENKFGKAIFPLMPWDHIGQMDKEDVYSIIAYLRSIPAIKKDIPASEIDFPVNFIINTMPHKANLGKLPSENDTIKYGAYLVNAAACMDCHSKRSHGDIIPGTEFGGGMEFKQQGGVVRSANITPDKLTGIGSWSKDIFIQRFKSFEGKEKQAAKLNPGDPHIPMPWYMYAGMKANDLAAIYAYLRTVKPIKNQVIAFQKF